The Pseudobacteroides sp. nucleotide sequence AAAAAATGACGAATAGGCAAAACCTTCGTCTATTTTTTTAATGTTTATAATAAATTACTAATTTGTAAAGAGTGCACAGGAATAATTAACATATAATAGGTTATAGGTGAAGCATAATGAAGCAATTTTTAGCCCGTCAGATGAATGTTTTAACTGGCATTTTCAAAAATAAAGAAGAATTTATACCATTCTCTGTTTTATCACTTTTTATATTGCTAAATACCCTTAAGGTCTCAATATTCAATTTGATACTTACTGATAATAAAACAGCTTATATGGCCCAATATAAATTGTTTTTCACGTTGCTGACAACTATTGTTTTAGTGAACATATTTTTTATTCTGAAATACAGAGTGCTTTTTTTATTAATTTATATATTGCAAGTACTCTATATAATAGTTAATATTTCATATTATACTTTTTTTCATAGTTATCTTCATATTATGCAGTTTATAATGCTTTTTAATGAAGGTATGACTGCGGCTAACCAAAATGCAGCACCGATAAATTTTAATATGGTTATTATACTTATTGATCTGCCTGGCTTTATTCTTCTCTACAAAAACTTTGGCAAAATTATGGATTTTAGAAAGAATAAGAGATTTATTACAATAATGGTTTCATGCATATCCCTTGTTTTTCTTGGGGGGATTGAGGTCACAAGCTATTATAAGGAATGGTCGCTGGTTCACCTTGTAGAGAGCAAATATAACGGAGAAAAGCCTATAGTTGAGCGGTACGGGACGCTGGTAAACAATGCTTTGGGAATATATTTAAATAGAAATGAAAAGGTTATAATAGATAAATTAAAGTATGGAAGTGTTCAAAATGGAAAAGCCCAAGGGAATAAAAGGTCTAACTTTATTTTTATACAGGTAGAGTCAATGGACTCTAATGCTGTGAATAAGCAATACAACGGAAGCTATATTATGCCCTTCCTTAATTCACTTAAAGACAACAGCGTATACTATCCCTATGTATTAAGTGAGCATATGGGAGGTGGCACATCGGATATTGAGTTTTCGGTAATTAACAGCCTGGAGCCTTTAGAGGGCTATTCTGCACAAAAGCTTTCAAGTTATAATTATCCAAACTCTTTTATTAAGATACTGAGAAGGAATAATTATTCTGCTATTGGATTTCACGGAAATAAGGGCAGTTTTTTTAATAGAAACATATCATTCCCGAAGATGGGCTTTGAAAGGCTTGTGGACATGGAAACCATGGGTCTTAAGGATGTGGGGTGGGGTGCACCTGACAAGGATGTATTAAATTATTCATATG carries:
- a CDS encoding LTA synthase family protein: MLFNEGMTAANQNAAPINFNMVIILIDLPGFILLYKNFGKIMDFRKNKRFITIMVSCISLVFLGGIEVTSYYKEWSLVHLVESKYNGEKPIVERYGTLVNNALGIYLNRNEKVIIDKLKYGSVQNGKAQGNKRSNFIFIQVESMDSNAVNKQYNGSYIMPFLNSLKDNSVYYPYVLSEHMGGGTSDIEFSVINSLEPLEGYSAQKLSSYNYPNSFIKILRRNNYSAIGFHGNKGSFFNRNISFPKMGFERLVDMETMGLKDVGWGAPDKDVLNYSYDYISKKKGPFVTYIITMTSHGPFTNASNYHHSNTFEGIVNANIKNYLNSMSYVDKVLGDFVTEIRKKYKNTYIFIFGDHTPNIRDKEYMQASFNYDNKYFEFVPLFIITPDGRKYTESNRAVSMLDFSPTILRAAGVAFEIRSDGADILNFNGDWKGIKFKDVVYKREDLYEKVSEIK